The Halovivax ruber XH-70 genome includes the window GGTGACTGGTTTCGAGAAGGATAGATTTAATAGGCAGGTCTTCATCTGGTTCGTCTGCATCAACTGGACCTGCGAGGGTATCTCAGGATACCAAAATCGGGTCCACAGGACGAACGTCCTGCAATTTCGACGAATGCGGCGGATCATCTCCAGTTGAAACAAAGGGGGACACGTACGACGGATGGCTGACGACAACTCGCACACGAACGACACCGACGGAATCGGCTCCACACCGGGCTTTCGAACCGCGCCCGAGGAGCGATCGCTGACGGACGACGAGTCGAGTCAGGGACTCTTCGACGATCTGCTCAGTGGTGAACCGATCTTCGAGAACAAGGAAGTTCTCCGCCCGTCGTACACGCCACACGAACTGCCCCACCGATCCGACCAGATCAACAAGATGGCGACGATCCTCGTGTCCGCACTGCGCGGGGAAACCCCATCCAATATCCTGATCTACGGCAAGACGGGAACGGGAAAGACGGCGAGTGCGAAATTCGTCAGCCAGGAGTTAGAACAGACCTCGTCGAAGTACAGCGTCCCCTGTGAGGTCGAGTACATCAACTGCGAGGTGACCGACACCCAGTACCGCGTCCTCGCCCAGCTCGCGAACAAGTTTATCGAGAAGAACCACGAGTGGATCGACGACCGGTTAGACGAACTGACGGATCTCCACGATCGCGTCGAATCGATCGACGACGACCGGCGTGAGATGGACGCCACGAAGCCGTCGACGACCGAGGCCGACGAACACCAGTCTCCGCAGTCGGCGGACGAAACGGACGATCTCGATCCACCCGAAACGAACGGGGACGACGGGACCGACGAAGCGCCGTCCACAGCGACGGATTCAGTATCGGAACCGACGGTTCAGTTCCAGGAGGAATCGGTCGTTTCGAGCGACGGAGACGACGATGACGGCGGTGTTGCAGACGAAGCGTCGGGGGTCGACGAATCGACACCCACGCACCCGCTCGCGGACACGCCATTCGACTCGATCGACGCCGTCACCGAGCGGATCGAAGAGCTCGAGGACGACCGCGACTCGTTCGAAGAAGTGCCGATGACCGGGTGGCCGACCGACCGGGTGTACAGCGTCTTCTTCGACGCGGTCGACTACTCCGAACGAGTGGTCGTGATCATGTTAGACGAGATCGACAAGCTCGTCGAGAAGAGCGGCGACGATACGCTCTACAACCTCTCGCGGATGAACTCGGAACTCGAGAACTCGCGCGTCTCGATCATGGGCATCAGTAACGACCTGAAGTTCACTGACTTCCTCGATCCGCGCGTGAAGTCCTCACTCGGTGAAGAAGAGATCGTCTTCCCACCGTACGACGCGAATCAGCTCCGTGATATTCTCCAGCATCGATCCGACGTCGCGTTCAAAGGCGACGCCCTCTCACCCGACGTGATCCCGCTCTGTGCGGCGTTCGCCGCGCAGGAACACGGGGACGCCCGTCGCGCGCTCGACTTGCTCCGGACGGCCGGTGAACTCGCCGAACGATCCCAGACGGACACCATCGTCGAGGATCACGTTCGCCAGGCCCAGGACAAGATCGAACTGGATCGCGTCGTCGAGGTCGTCAGGACCCTCCCGACCCAGAGCAAACTCGTCCTCTTTTCGATCATCATGCTCGAACAGAACGGCGTCCACAGCATCAACACCGGCGAGGTGTACAACATTTACAAGCGCCTCTGTCAGGAACTCGACACGGACGTACTCACGCAGCGTCGCGTCACCGACCTCATCAGCGAACTCGACATGCTGGGAATCGTCAACGCCGTCGTCGTCTCGAAGGGCCGATACGGCCGGACGAAAGAGATCAGCCTCTCCGTTCCACTCGAAGAGACGGAAGTGGTCCTCCGATCCGACTCCCGACTCTCCGACATCGACGACGTCCAGCCCTTCGTACAGGCCCGCTTCGACAACTAATCGCGAGCAGGCCGCTTTCGCCGGATTCGTTCGAGCGACAGTTCTTCGACCGATACGACCCCCCACCTTCAAGTGGAACCAGCAGTTGCTGCCCAGTCGACGTCGTATCACTGAACGCCGGGACCCTCGGTTCGCGATGGCGAACGAGATGGAAAAACGGATCGACGTCGACCGTCCGCATCGGGAGGATCGAACGTCCACATCGGACGGGCCAATCTGGCTCTCCGATTGACGAAACCCTCTAACCGACGAGACCGCGACTAGGACCGGTTACGTCACGCGCCGCGAGAGGACCAGTCCGCCGCCGAGGGCGGCGATTGGTGCTGCCTCTTCGGGCGGGATGCCGTTCCCGAGGACGTCGTCGACCACGAGTCGGATCTGTCCGAGCCACGGGATCCGATACGCGGCCTTCCCCTCGATCCACTCGGGTTTGACGACCTGTGACCGCTCGGCACCGTAGCCCGGATGCTGGTCGTACCCCCCGTTCGCATCGCCCTTGGTGACGAACCCGTCGTACGGAGCGGGACAGGTGGCAAGCTCGCTACAGGACGCCCCGTTTAGCGCGGCAGCGTCGGCCTTCGTCTCGGTCCACCGTTCGCCCTTCTCGACCCAGAACTCGGCCCGGTGAATCACCGGCGTCTCCAGGTTCGAGCCGCCGGGACGGAAGATGATGACGTCACCCGGATTCCCGAACTGGTCGTGGCCAGTCTCGGTACCGATCGCGCGAGTCACGATCCCCGTGTCACCGATCGCCCCGTCGCCGACGAAGCGGTCGTTTTCGACGACGAAGATCATGTCGCCACGCTCCATGTTCGGCTCCATGCTGCCGCTTTCGACGGCCACCATCGGCGGCCAGACACCACTGACGCCGAACAGAATGAGGGCGATCAGCATGACGAAGCCGACACTCGAGGCGATATCGCGGACGTAGACGACGGCGCCAGAATCCGCTTTGAGGAACCAGCGAAGGATCCCGTCGTCTTCGATGGAGACCGACCGGTCCTCACTGGTACTCGGTCGGTCTTCCCTGGCACCAGACCCGCCTGATTCGCTCGAATACTCGCTGATTCTCCCGTTTTCGTCGGGTCCACGCGAGTCCACGTCGTCGTCACCCGACGACTTCGCCGTCTCCGACCCTCGCGGGTGTCGATGTGTCGGTTCGGACGTCCGTTCCGATTCGGTCGATGGCCTGGAACTGGGTCCATCGCTTCGGTCGCCGGTACGATCCGACTCGGTCGGTGGCGAGTCGGACCCCCTGTCGGTCATTACAGCCCCGTTCACGCGGGTAGAAAATCAACCTTCTGCTCCCACAGGTGATTTGGTGCGACTCGGTGGGCAGCACAACCCCCGGGTGAGACGCAGTCGCCGAGTGAGAGTCAATACGTTTTTGGGCGCGGTCGCGAATTCCGTGCTGTGCCACTCGAGGGTCCGGCCCGGATCGTCCAGCAACTGACGGCGCACGGATACAACGCCGAGCGAGAAGCCGTGACGCTGCTCGCCTCCCGTCCGGATCCGACTCAGGCCCTCGATCGAGTGCTCGAAAACACTCCAGACGAAACGCTGGTTATTGGCGCGAAAGACGTCGAACGAGTGCTCGACGCAGAGACCGAGAGTACTCGGGAGATAGCGCCTCCATCAGAGTCAAAAGCGGGAACGAGCGACTCCGCACCAGCCACCGATACCTCCAGAAAGACGGAAATTGACACGGCTGGCCAGGACCCCACCGCTTCACCTGGAGAGCGGACCACGGATTCGCCCGGCGAGGCGGCCGTGGATGCAGTTGAAACAGGGGGGTTCGAGCGTGCCGGTGATCGGTCACAGCGCGACATCGCCATTCGTGGCGACATGACCGGTGAGAGTACCGGGACCGGGGAGTATCGCGACTTCATCGCCGTCTTTCGGGATCGACTCGACAAACTCAGTTCGAAGCTGAGCGGCCGGGTCAACCACCGACCGGCGAGTTCGATCGAGAGTATGCCCGGCGGGAGCGACGTCGCGATGATCGGCTTGGTGAACGACATCCGTTCGACGGCGAGCGGTCACTGGCTGGTCGAACTCGAGGACACGACCGGGACGTTTCCTTTCCTCGTGATGAAAGATCGCGAGTACGTCGACCTCGTCGACGAGTTGCTACGAGACGAGGTGATCGCGATGGAGGGGACGCTCGCCGACGATTCGGGGATCGCGTTCGTCGATAGCATGTACTCGCCGGACGTCCCGCGAACGCACGAGCCGAAGACCGCCGATCGACACGTCGAGGCCGCGCTTATCAGCGACGTCCACGTCGGCAGCGATGAGTTCATGGCCGACGCGTGGAACGACTTCGCCGACTGGCTCCACACCGAGGAGGCCCAGCACGTCGAGTATCTCTGTATCGCCGGGGACATGGTCGAAGGTGTCGGCGTCTACCCCAACCAGGACGAGGAACTCGACATCATCGACATCTACGAACAGTACGAGGCGTTCAACGAGTATCTCAAACGGGTTCCCGGCGACCTCGACATCGTGATGATCCCCGGTAATCACGACGCCGTTCGGCTGGCCGAACCACAACCGGGCTTCAACGAGGAGTTACGATCGATCATGTCCGCCCACGACCCACAGATCGTGAGTAACCCCTCGACCGTGGAGATCGAGGGCGTCTCGATTCTCATGTACCACGGCGTCTCGCTCGACGAAGTGATCGCGGAGTTGCCATCGGAGAAAGCGAGCTACGACGAACCGCACAAGGCGATGTACCAGCTGCTGAAAAAACGCCACGTCGCCCCGCAGTTCGGCGGCCACACCAGACTCGCTCCCGAAGAGAAAGATCACCTCGTGATGGAGTCCGTCCCCGACATCTTCCACACGGGACACGTCCACAAACTCGGCTTCGGGAAGTATCACGACGTGCTCGCGATCAACTCGGGCTGCTGGCAGGCCCAGACGGACTTCCAGAAGAGCGTCAACATCGACCCCGACTCGGGCTTCGCCCCGATCGTCGATCTCAGCACGCTCGACGTGACCGTTCGAAAGTTCTCCTGAGAAGAGACCGAATAGTCTCTCCTGGGAAGGGAGTCGATCGTCCGTGCGGAGCTGCCTGATCACCAGCGATCGGACCGATCGACCAAAACCGAGTGAACACTGTCCACCCGAACCCGTGCCGGGCCTGGTGAACCGTCACTTCGACCCGTTCTCCGCACCTGGACGAGAGACGACGGCAGGAATCACCTACGCAGAGCGGCCAGCTCGTCCAGATGCTGCTGTCTCGAAGAGGTTGCTGTCTCGGAGACCGAGAGTCCCCGGAGAGACGAGAGAGGAAATGAGAGAAAGACGGAACAAGTGGCTGGACGTCGCCGAGGCTATTCGAGATGAAACGGTGGACCCCCCATCCCCTTCGTTTCGACTGGAACGGTGAAACGGCCTACCCTCGACGAGAGGTTATTAATACAGGAACACTTATGATGGTATGGTTGAAACAGTATCCGTAAACCAACTAGAGAAGGGTGAGTTGGTGGGTGGAGTTGTTGTGGAGTGTAATCCGCTCCGATCGCTGTTGTTCAATCTTTTATCTAGATCTCACTGCCAGAATTCGCGGACCGGTCGGAATATCCGACGTAGATCCGCTGTAAACCCAATCCTCCGCTGGGGATCCAATCACGCTAGCTGGCCCACCGCTCATCGACCGGTAGGGGTGTTTTCTGTTCCACTCGAAACGGTGGGGTGGGGGATCCTCCCACTGCCGGACGACACCATGTGTCGTGGTGTGAATTACAGTCTTGTCAACGCTACGATTGGGATACTGCCGTGATCAAATCTCGACTGTTGGTACCCACCGATCGATCCCTGAGATCGGGCTTCGGGTGTAATTCACGTGGAGCGTTTCGCCGATCCGGACAACTGAACGGAGCACAGCCCATTCTCCCGAAGCGTTGCGGTGTCATCAATGGAACTCACTCGATCAAACCCGAATTCATCGGTATTGCGGCTTCTCCTCTCAGTATAGCTCCGATTCTCGTAAGTGAAACAGTCGATGAGACTCGCCAACAGTCGACTCTCTCGGCCGAATTCCGTTCTGTCTGATCACGACTCCACGCGAAACTGGGGGGTTGGGGAGGACACTGACAACTCCCGAGGATCACAGATCCATCATCGATTCCGGTCACACATCCATCGCCGGCTCCGATCCCAATCGAGAGTTCCGCACACCAGCGAATATCCACTCACCCAGGGTTATCGGTCGGAATTCCCTCTCACTCACCGATTCGTGAGACTATCGTCTGACGTAGGCTTAAGTGAATGCGAACCTGTCGTTTGGCCAGACGCACCCGCGGGTGCAGGAGGTTGCCATAGATGGGTCTGCTCAAAGGATTGAAAGATAGTATCTCTCGGGCCACCGACCGGCTCTTCTCCGACGAAGAGCCCAAGCGCATCGGTATCTACGGTCCACCGAACGCCGGAAAGACGACGCTCGCGAATCGGATCGCGCGCGACTGGACTGGCGATGCCATCGGAACCGAGAGCCACATTCCACACGAAACGCGTCGCGCGCGACGCAAGGAGAACGTCGAGATCGAACGCAACGGCAAGACGGTGACGATCGATATCGTCGACACGCCCGGTGTCACGACGAAGGTCGATTACGAGGAGTTCACCGACGAGATGGAGAAGGACGACGCCGTTCGACGCTCTCGCGAGGCGACCGAAGGGGTCGCCGAGGCCATGCACTGGCTTCGCGAGGACGTCGACGGCGTCATCTACGTTCTGGATAGCGCGGAGGATCCGATCACGCAGGTCAACACGATGCTCATCGGGATCATCGAATCGCGCGACCTGCCCGTCCTGATCTTCGCGAACAAGATCGACCTCGACGACTCGAGCATCAAGCGGATCGAGGACGCCTTCCCGCAGCACCAGACCGTCCCCCTCTCGGCGAAGGAAGGCGACAACATGGACGAGGTCTACGACAACATCGCGGAGTACTTCGGGTGAACCATGCCACAGGCCAAACAACCGGACGACGGCGACGGCGTCCAGATCGACCTCGTGAGCGGTGCACGCATGGATGGGCTGACCAGCATGGAGAAGATCCGCCTGATCCTGGATGGCGTCCACGACGGCAACATCGTCATCCTGGAAGAGGGACTCTCGCCCGACGAGGAGAGTAAACTCATCGAGGTGACGATGGCCGAGATCAGCCCGGACGAGTTCAACGGCATCGAGATCGAGACCTATCCCCGGTCCGATACCCGCGATTCGTCGTTCCTGGGTCGCCTCGTCGGCGGCGACTCCTCGAACGCCAAACTGACCGCGATCGGCCCGGCGAACCAGATCGAGACACTCCACAAGGACGAAACGCTCATTAGCGCGCTCGTCTCTCGCAACTGATGCCACACCAGTGTACGAACTGCGACCGACGCTTTCCCGACGGCTCGAAGGAGATGCTCTCGGGCTGTCCGGACTGCGGTGGCAACAAGTTCCAGTTCGCGCCCGCCACGAGCGACGCGTCGGACGATGCCTCCAGTGGCGAGGCGACCGCAGCGACGGAATCGGATCAACCGGGCGACGAGACGTCGTCTGCTGACCAGGATCCGGCGCCGAACACCGCCACCTCGGGACAGGCCCCTGATCGCGAGTGGCCGGAGACGGCGCGCCGACCGGCCGAGAAGGATGGTCGGCTCGACGGCTCGTTTGCAGACGAGTCGCCTGCGGAAGCGGGCACGGACGCGATGGCGGACGACTTCGAGTGGGTGAACGGCGAGGAAGACGACGCACAGGCAACCGCCCGAAGCGACGTCGTCTCGCCCGACGAACTCCCCCGCACCACCACCGACACTGAAACCGTCTCCAGTCGAACCGAGGGGGCGACGACCGACGCGTCCGACCATTCCCGAGCAACTGACACACCGGACCGCCCAGACAACGGTCGCGTCGTCAGCGAACCGGAAACCGACCAACCCTCGATCGACCAGCTCAGAGAGGAACTCAATCAGCAGTTCGAGAGCATCAAGATCGTCAATCCCGGGCAGTACGAACTCAACCTGATGGAGCTGTACGATCGGGAAGAACACATCGTCTCCCTCCAGGAAGACGGCCGGTACGTCATCAACGTCCCCGAGAGCTGGCACGACTCTTGACCCCCGTTCTCCGATCCGTTCGTGTTCTGTACCCGTCGGCACCGTTACTCAGACAGTACGGCTCGTCGATCAGTTCCTGCGATCGTCACGTGTCTCTATCATCGATCGACCGTCAGTTCCAGGTACCGGAGCCGACTGATGTCGGAACCCACCCCTCCATTTCATCTGGAAACAGCCCGACGATCGAGCAAAAGATCCACCGTACCCGGCCTGTTGGCGGGTGATCGAACTCTCCAGTCGAAACGGAGGGGTCCGTTCGGAGACTGGGGCGGTACCGACGCCTGCAGGGTTCGTCGCCAGCCCGACCCGGTGAACAGCTGGCCAGATCGAACCGATGACTGGCGGGTGAGCCGGCGAACGGATGGATTTATGCGACCGGATCGACTCCGTTCAGTCATGAGTCAGGCAACCAAGATCGTTCTCTCGACCGTCGCCGTCGCTGCGGTCGTCTCGGTCGCACTCGTCGTCCAGCTCGGACTGCTGTGATGTTCAGCGAGCGAACGCTCTCACCGCCGGTCGAGTCGGCCCGAGAGGCGTACGCACCGGAACTGCTCGTCTACGATGCGGCGGGTGATTTCGAGACCCTGCCGCCGGCACAGGCAGAGGAACTCGGTCTCATCGTCGACGCACTCGATCCGAGTCACTACCCGGCCGAGTGGATCCCGCCGACGGGGCCGGACGTCCTGGAACGGTACGCGAGTACGACGTTTACCATCGGCATGCCCGGCGACGGCAGCGTCGTCTGGACGCGACAGACGACCCCGCCGATCGTCCTGGTCAAACCCCGTCTCGAGGGGTCGCCCGAGGGCTTCGTCGACTTTCTGCTGGCGGAAGCGATCGTCGAGTGTTCACTGGACGTTCCCGAACACTTCCTCGGCTTCTTCGAGTCCGGCTATCGCGACCTCGACGCGGCCGTCGATCTCGGTCCGGCCGGCACCTATCAGATCGCGGCCGCGCTGTACGACGGCTGGATCGGCCTCCACACGCGTGAAGAGTTTGCTTCATGGGAATCGGATCGATCCGACCTGGCCGGACAGTGGCGCGACGCTGGCGCTCGACTCGAAGGACGGGTGGAATCGCTCCCCGGCGCTGTCGCACGGGGCGAAACCTCGTTCGCCGACGCCACGGAGCTGGCCTGTAGCGCCATCAAACACGGGCTCGACCTGCCGAAGCCCTTCGACGCACTGGACACCGACGCCTACCGGGACCACGCCAGTGCGTTCGCGATCGAGTGGGCCGACCGGACGTTCGCGGCGCTCTCGGACTGATAGGACGTACTTTCGACGTGATGCGCCTCACTCCCGACGTGAGACGACACACCCTCGGTGTGGAGGGATTCACTCTCGGCGTCCGCTGAGGGTCGTCCGCCCGAGTCCGCTGCTCAGTACTCCACGCTAGTGGTCCCGTCTTCGTCGAGTTCGATCACGACGTCGAAGAGCGTCGCGAACTCGTCTAAGACGTCCTGGTCGTGAACCTCGGCGGAGAGGTGAAAGAGGCCGACGCCGTCGTTGTCTTCGAGGAGTGCGAGGATTCGCTCGGCCGCGGTGAGCGCCTCGTCCTCGTCGGCGTAGTAGGCGAGCTCGGTGAGCGAGTCGAAGCTGAGCCGGCGTTTCCCGTCGGTCCGTTCGAAGAAGTCGGCGACGCCGGAGACGATCCCGTCGACGTGGTCGGGTGCCGAGACGTAGGAGACGTGGTCTTTCGAGCGTCGAGAGTAGCCGCGTTCGATGCTCAGGGTGTCGAGAATGTCCGCACAGCGTTCGTCGACGTCGTAGTGTTCTAGCTTCTGGCTCACCTCGCGGGCGGTCGTTCGGGTCGAGACGACGAGGAAGCGATCGGTGTCTGACTTCAGAAAGTCGGTGTCGATACGATCCGTTTCACCGGTACTCGGGTGCAACAAGAGAATCCCCGTTCCCCCCGGAACGGTTTCGGGTGCGCCGTCGATGTCGAGCGCGTACTCCATAGTGCGCGAAAGAGGAACGGGCCGGACCATAAACGGTGTGGATCCGGGGTGACGTGTGGCCTGTCGTGGCTGGGTGGTTCCGAACCGCACCACAGGTGGTTCCGAACCGCACTACGGGGGTCTCTCCGACGCTCGATTCCCCCTCGAACACATTGCTCGAACCCGACCACTCTGCTCGATCTACGTCGAAACACCGACCGACCAACGGTGCCCAGTCCCTCCGATCCACGTCGACCACTCCTTTCGATTCACGTCGATCACTCCTTCCGATCCATGTCGAACGCATTTTCAACGGTCACGCCGACTGTCCCGTCATGAGCGTACGTGCGGAGTTCGACGCGTGGGCGGCCGACGGTCGCGACAGAGGGATGGAAGACCGCCACTGGGCGACCGCCAAACACGCGCTCGGGCGGATGCCGGTCGAACCCGGCGACGTCGTCCTCGATCTCGGCTGTGGAAGCGGCTACGCCGGACGGGCGATTCGCGACACCTACGACGCCGGAACCGTCTACGGCCTCGACGGGGCGCCGAAGATGGCCGAAAACGCCGCGAGTTACACCGACGATCCGCAGGTCGGCTACGTCGTCGGCGACTTCGGTTCGCTGCCGTTCGCCACGGACGCGATCGATCACGTCTGGTCGATGGAAGCGTTCTACTACGCCGCCGATCCCCACGAAACCCTCCGAGAGATCGCCCGCGTGCTCCGTCCGGGCGGCACCTTCTACTGCGGCGTCAACTTCTACGAGGAGAACGTCCACTCACACGAGTGGCAGGATCGTATCTCCGTGGAGATGACCCGCTGGGACGCCGGGGAGTACCGCGAGGCGTTCCGCGACGCGGGGCTTCACGTCGCCGAGCAGGACACGATCCCCGACCGCGAGGTCGATATTCCCGACGAGTCGGCCTTCCCCACCGACGACTGGGAGCGCCGCGAGGACATGGTCGAACGCTATCGCGAGTTCGGGACGCTGCTGACGGTCGGCGTCGCCGAGTGAGGGTATCGGTCCGGAACGTCGACTCGGGCGAGCGACCTCGGCGACTGATGGCGATTTACCCGCGAACCCCCTTATTTCACGTGGAATATCGGGACAGACTGACTCATTTCCCCGAAATCGACGCCCACGACTCCTTCCTCCCCGTCGGTCGTCCGTCTGACACTCCAGTCGAACGGATCGTCGTTACGCGCCGTCAGCTGGGCGAATTCGACCGAATATCGGCGTACCGAACCCCCTCTCTTCGACTGGAACTACGACACGGGGACACGAGGGGTGTGTGAACTCGACGCAGGCACGCTCACTCGGCGTCTGACGCACGGCTGACGTCCACTGGAAATGTGGGTATAGACATCTTTTCAGACAATACAAGAAGGGTCGACAGTTCCCAGCCGC containing:
- a CDS encoding DUF7089 family protein — encoded protein: MFSERTLSPPVESAREAYAPELLVYDAAGDFETLPPAQAEELGLIVDALDPSHYPAEWIPPTGPDVLERYASTTFTIGMPGDGSVVWTRQTTPPIVLVKPRLEGSPEGFVDFLLAEAIVECSLDVPEHFLGFFESGYRDLDAAVDLGPAGTYQIAAALYDGWIGLHTREEFASWESDRSDLAGQWRDAGARLEGRVESLPGAVARGETSFADATELACSAIKHGLDLPKPFDALDTDAYRDHASAFAIEWADRTFAALSD
- a CDS encoding OapC/ArvC family zinc-ribbon domain-containing protein encodes the protein MPHQCTNCDRRFPDGSKEMLSGCPDCGGNKFQFAPATSDASDDASSGEATAATESDQPGDETSSADQDPAPNTATSGQAPDREWPETARRPAEKDGRLDGSFADESPAEAGTDAMADDFEWVNGEEDDAQATARSDVVSPDELPRTTTDTETVSSRTEGATTDASDHSRATDTPDRPDNGRVVSEPETDQPSIDQLREELNQQFESIKIVNPGQYELNLMELYDREEHIVSLQEDGRYVINVPESWHDS
- a CDS encoding DUF7090 family protein — its product is MEYALDIDGAPETVPGGTGILLLHPSTGETDRIDTDFLKSDTDRFLVVSTRTTAREVSQKLEHYDVDERCADILDTLSIERGYSRRSKDHVSYVSAPDHVDGIVSGVADFFERTDGKRRLSFDSLTELAYYADEDEALTAAERILALLEDNDGVGLFHLSAEVHDQDVLDEFATLFDVVIELDEDGTTSVEY
- a CDS encoding DUF2073 domain-containing protein, with the protein product MPQAKQPDDGDGVQIDLVSGARMDGLTSMEKIRLILDGVHDGNIVILEEGLSPDEESKLIEVTMAEISPDEFNGIEIETYPRSDTRDSSFLGRLVGGDSSNAKLTAIGPANQIETLHKDETLISALVSRN
- a CDS encoding S26 family signal peptidase — its product is MTDRGSDSPPTESDRTGDRSDGPSSRPSTESERTSEPTHRHPRGSETAKSSGDDDVDSRGPDENGRISEYSSESGGSGAREDRPSTSEDRSVSIEDDGILRWFLKADSGAVVYVRDIASSVGFVMLIALILFGVSGVWPPMVAVESGSMEPNMERGDMIFVVENDRFVGDGAIGDTGIVTRAIGTETGHDQFGNPGDVIIFRPGGSNLETPVIHRAEFWVEKGERWTETKADAAALNGASCSELATCPAPYDGFVTKGDANGGYDQHPGYGAERSQVVKPEWIEGKAAYRIPWLGQIRLVVDDVLGNGIPPEEAAPIAALGGGLVLSRRVT
- a CDS encoding Era-like GTP-binding protein; the encoded protein is MGLLKGLKDSISRATDRLFSDEEPKRIGIYGPPNAGKTTLANRIARDWTGDAIGTESHIPHETRRARRKENVEIERNGKTVTIDIVDTPGVTTKVDYEEFTDEMEKDDAVRRSREATEGVAEAMHWLREDVDGVIYVLDSAEDPITQVNTMLIGIIESRDLPVLIFANKIDLDDSSIKRIEDAFPQHQTVPLSAKEGDNMDEVYDNIAEYFG
- a CDS encoding class I SAM-dependent methyltransferase; translated protein: MSVRAEFDAWAADGRDRGMEDRHWATAKHALGRMPVEPGDVVLDLGCGSGYAGRAIRDTYDAGTVYGLDGAPKMAENAASYTDDPQVGYVVGDFGSLPFATDAIDHVWSMEAFYYAADPHETLREIARVLRPGGTFYCGVNFYEENVHSHEWQDRISVEMTRWDAGEYREAFRDAGLHVAEQDTIPDREVDIPDESAFPTDDWERREDMVERYREFGTLLTVGVAE
- a CDS encoding DNA-directed DNA polymerase II small subunit; translation: MPLEGPARIVQQLTAHGYNAEREAVTLLASRPDPTQALDRVLENTPDETLVIGAKDVERVLDAETESTREIAPPSESKAGTSDSAPATDTSRKTEIDTAGQDPTASPGERTTDSPGEAAVDAVETGGFERAGDRSQRDIAIRGDMTGESTGTGEYRDFIAVFRDRLDKLSSKLSGRVNHRPASSIESMPGGSDVAMIGLVNDIRSTASGHWLVELEDTTGTFPFLVMKDREYVDLVDELLRDEVIAMEGTLADDSGIAFVDSMYSPDVPRTHEPKTADRHVEAALISDVHVGSDEFMADAWNDFADWLHTEEAQHVEYLCIAGDMVEGVGVYPNQDEELDIIDIYEQYEAFNEYLKRVPGDLDIVMIPGNHDAVRLAEPQPGFNEELRSIMSAHDPQIVSNPSTVEIEGVSILMYHGVSLDEVIAELPSEKASYDEPHKAMYQLLKKRHVAPQFGGHTRLAPEEKDHLVMESVPDIFHTGHVHKLGFGKYHDVLAINSGCWQAQTDFQKSVNIDPDSGFAPIVDLSTLDVTVRKFS
- a CDS encoding Cdc6/Cdc18 family protein translates to MADDNSHTNDTDGIGSTPGFRTAPEERSLTDDESSQGLFDDLLSGEPIFENKEVLRPSYTPHELPHRSDQINKMATILVSALRGETPSNILIYGKTGTGKTASAKFVSQELEQTSSKYSVPCEVEYINCEVTDTQYRVLAQLANKFIEKNHEWIDDRLDELTDLHDRVESIDDDRREMDATKPSTTEADEHQSPQSADETDDLDPPETNGDDGTDEAPSTATDSVSEPTVQFQEESVVSSDGDDDDGGVADEASGVDESTPTHPLADTPFDSIDAVTERIEELEDDRDSFEEVPMTGWPTDRVYSVFFDAVDYSERVVVIMLDEIDKLVEKSGDDTLYNLSRMNSELENSRVSIMGISNDLKFTDFLDPRVKSSLGEEEIVFPPYDANQLRDILQHRSDVAFKGDALSPDVIPLCAAFAAQEHGDARRALDLLRTAGELAERSQTDTIVEDHVRQAQDKIELDRVVEVVRTLPTQSKLVLFSIIMLEQNGVHSINTGEVYNIYKRLCQELDTDVLTQRRVTDLISELDMLGIVNAVVVSKGRYGRTKEISLSVPLEETEVVLRSDSRLSDIDDVQPFVQARFDN